In Bacteroidetes bacterium SB0662_bin_6, the sequence AAAACTCGAACGAAGCAGCGGGATGCCAGCCCGCGCCGCGCAGGATCTGCGCACACTGGTGCGCCTTGCAAGAGCATGGGCTTTCAGAGAATACCGGCGTGTACCCTGGCGCACGGTAACTTATGTAGTGGCTGCCATCCTGTACTTCATTAACCCGATAGACCTTGTTCCGGACATGCTCATAGGCATCGGCTTCGTGGACGATGCGGCCGTGATTCACGCAGTGATTCAATCCCTCCACGGTGACCTCACTGCCTTTCGGGAATGGGAAAAGCGGCAGGCGGAACCTGTGGGGTATCTGGCTTGAGGTAGTTAATAACGCTACTTCCCTTGCATCAGGCGATACATCAGCAACGCCGCCCGCTTCGTTTGCGTCGGAAGCGTGCGCAAATCGGCAATTTCTTCCACCGTATGGCGGCCGCTTCCCAGTAAACCCAATCCGTCGAGCGCCATATCCACATGCCCGGCGACGAACGATATGTCGGCGGCACCCGCATTTCGGGGATTCACGGCTCCCACCGGACCAAGATCGAGATCGCGGCTGACCTGATCGTATAGCCCCAGCAACCGCCTGTTTCCTTCGGTCGGAGCCATTGGGGGATAGGATTCCTCGAAGGTTATCTCGGCCGATGTGCGGGGCAGCGAGGACGCCACAATGCGCTGCATAGCGGCCTGTACCCGTATTCCCTGTTCGGGAGAAAGTACACGGAGATCCCCGACCGCCACGGCATTCTCGGCGACAATGTTCAGCTTGCCCGACGCGGTCCCGGCATCGCGATCCCATGCGTAATCCGCCTCGGTTCCGGCCAAAACGATTCCGGGGTTGAACGTAAGATATTCCTCGTGTTGCAACTCCTCGTAGAAGGCGGAAAGAATACGCGCCACTTCATATGCGGCGCCGGCGCCTATGTCGTCCCGGAAGATGAGGGACGAATGCGCTGGAGTTCCTTTTACGCGAACCGTCCATTGGATCCAGCCTCGTCGCGAGATGACCGCTGTACCGGGATCGTCATCTCCATTCTCGAAGGCAAGCGCCACGTCGGCTTCCTTGCCCGCAGCCACAAGTTCGGCCCGGGCTTTCTCGATCGGACGACAGGTTTTTTCCTCGTCCCCGATCAGGATGACGGTGACGTTCAGGTCGTCCAGCACCCCGGCGGCCTTGAATGCCTTCAGGGCCAGCACAATCATGACAATGCCGCCCTTCATATCCGTTACGCCCGGGCCGCGAACGGTTACATCATCGATTTTTTCGTACTTCTGAAAAGGACTGTCCGGTTCGAATACCGTGTCGAGATGCCCGATAAGAAGCAGGTGCGTCCCGGCATTCCCTGCGTGCCTTGCAATCAGGTGCCCGGCGCAATGCGCTCCCCCGCCGACGCCCCACCTTGTTTCCAAACCGAGTGCATCGAATTCAGCCCTGAACATTTCGCCCACCTGGTGTACCCCTTCGACATTCGACGAGCCGCTGTTGACGTTGACCGTTCTTTCAAGCAGGTCGAGGGCCTCTTCCTGGTGTGCATCAATATGGTGCATCAGGGCGGTTTCCGTTTCATCGAACTGGGCCCGGGCGGCTGCAGGAAGCAGCAGGACAGCGCACCAGCAAGCAAGGATAGAAAAGCAGCGCATGGATAATCGGCGGGTATCGTTTTGTGAGAAGAAAGTCCTTCGCATCATCGGACGCCACCCCAATCTCGGATCTTATCTACGTGTATTCGGGAGGCAGGGACGAGAACGTTCATTGATTTGCGCCATTCGGGCGGTGTCTTCAACACGCCGGCGCCGGGTTTCTTCCCGCTTTGCTCCTGCAATCCATTCCAGAATACTTCGCTTTACGGACCGGGGAAAGTTCTCCCAATGCCTGAACGATTCCGGATACCGGGCAAAAGCATTGGCAAGGTCTTCCGGCACAACAAGGTTCTCTATTTCATCCAGGGCGCTCCATGAGCCGTCTGCCTGGGCGGCCGTGATTTTCGCCAGGCCCGGCGGGGCAAGTTTGCCTTGCTCGACGAGTCTTTCCACGCGCTCCTTGTTTACCCGGCTCCAGCCGCTTCCTTTTTTGCGGGGCGCAAAATACAGCATCGAGCGTGCTTCGTCGAGTTTGTTGACACGACTGTCGATCCAGCCAAAACAGATGGCTTCCTCCACCGAGGCATCGTATCCGACATATGGTTTGCCTGTAGCCTTTTTGTAGCGGATCAGCCAGATCCCTTCCTTGCGCGCATGGTTTTCGGCAAGCCAGGCGCGCCATTCCTCTCGAGTGGTCGGGTGGCAGGAGTTGGCAGGAATATCCATTCAGATATTAATGGCCTTGCCCAACGCGGCACGGGTAGCCTCCATGAGCGATTCGGAGAGCGTGGGATGCGGGTGCATTGCTTCGGCGATCTCATGCGCCGTCGTTTCCAGGGCACGGGCCGTAACGGCCTCCGCTATCAGTTCGGTAGCGTCGCGTCCTATGATATGGCATCCAAGCCATTCCCCATACTTCGCATCATAGACCACCTTAACGAACCCTTCCGTGTCGCCAAGCGCGGCAGCCTTGCCCGACGCTGAGAAAGGAAACTTCCCGATCTGGACATCGAAGCCCGCCTCTTTGGCCTTTTCTTCGGTGTAGCCTACCGATGCAATTTGCGGCTGGCAGTACGTGCAGCCCGGGATGTTGTTATAATTCATCGGATGGACCGATTCCCCCGCGATGTATTCTATGCAGAGGACCCCTTCGTGACTGGCTTTATGGGCCAGCCAGGGAGCACCCGCCACGTCGCCGATGGCATACACGCCGGGGACGCTCGTGCGGTAGTACTCGTCCACCACAATGCGTCCGGGCTCGGTTTTGACGCCCAGCTTTTCCAATCCAAGATCTTCGATATTGCCCCGGACACCCACCGCGGAAAGCACCTGATCACATGGGATTGTCTCTTCTCCCTTACCGGTTTTGACATGCACGGTAAGGGATTGCCCGCTGGTATCGACAGACTGCACTTCCGCGGAAATAAGGCATCGGATACCCTGTTTCCCGAATGCCCTCTGAAGCGCCTTGGAAATCTCGACATCTTCCACAGGAACCAGACGATCGAGTAATTCGACAATGGTAACCTCGGTGCCCATCTGATTGTAGAAATAGGCGAATTCCACCCCGATCGCACCGGCGCCACAGACAACCAGTCGCTTCGGCGGCTTCTTTTGAAGCATGGCCTCCCGATATGTGATGATTTTTTCACCATCTACGGGAAGGGGAGGAATTTCCCGGGCCCTCGCACCCGTGGCGATAATGATATGGTCGGCCTCGACGGTTCCTGCCTTGCCGATACGATCCCCGTCCATGTTGACAGATGGCTCGATGGACAGTTTACCACTTCCTGCAAGGCGCGCTTTGCCATAAAGCACGTCAATCTTGTTCTTTTTCATCAGGAAGCCGACGCCCTTGTTCATCTTGCCCGCCACGCCACGGCTTCGCTCGACGATTTTGGCGAAATCCGGCGCAATACTGCCATCAAGGCGCAGGCCGTAATCGGACAAATGGCGCGTTTCTTCCATGACTTCCGCACTCTTGAGCAGGGCCTTGGTCGGTATACAACCGATATTCAGGCACACGCCGCCCAACTTGTCTTTCTCGACAATGGCGACCTTGAGTCCGAGCTGGGATCCGCGGATGGCGGTCTCATAGCCGCCCGGCCCCGACCCGATAACGACGACATCGTATTTCACGGCAGATACAGGTTATTCGGTTGAAACAGCAAACGTGGAAGTAAATGAATATGCGGGGTGAAAAGTTCGCTCGTTGCATGCTGTGCAGGGCATTAGATCGCCAGGTGTCCCTGAACATGCACCCCGGTGAAATTTGCCGCATCAGCGAACCGCCAACCAGGGGGAAGGATCTATGGGAGAACCTTCCTTGAAGAGGGCGAAGAAAAGCGCCGTCCCCTTGGGCTCGTCCGGTGTGCCGGACTGACCTATGACTTGCCCGATTTCTACGAGATCGCCCTCTGTAATGAAGGTGTCCGAAAAATTGGAATAGACGGTTTTGTATACGCCGTGCTCGATTACAACGTACCGCCCGTATTCCGGAAGCACCGAAATATCGATAATACGTCCGTCGAATATGGCCCGTACTTCCGCGGAAGATGGCGTTTCGATAATAATGCCTGGATTGCGCGTTCTCGTTCCGTAGACAGGGTTTACGGTATCGCCGAAGGGCTCGCGCATAACCCCTTTCACGGGCCAGGGAAGTTGCCCCCGGTTTTCGAGAAAGGAGCCGGACAGGGCAGCGTATTCTTCCGCCGTGGCCAGATCTTCCCGCGCACGCAGCCGATCACGGTCGGTGGCTGCTATGAGTTCCCGGATGCGATTCTCCAGATCCCTGGCGGCAGCGCGCTTCCTCTCAATAGATTGTTCGATGGTCGAGCGTGTAACCCGCAGGTCGGAGATCACGCGCGTCCGGTTTTGGTGCAGGCGCTCGAGATTCTGCTGTTCACTACGCTCTTCCTCCAGCAGCCTCTCGTTGTCGGCCAGGATGTCTTTCAGTTGCTCGTTGCGTGCTTCCGTTTCTTCTTGCGTGGTTTGGATTTCTGCAAGTCGGCCGCGCCGCTGTTGCGCAAAACGATGCAGATAGCGCACCCGAACCAGCATCTGGTTGATGGATTTCGAGGATGCAATGAGAGCCAGATCATGCATGCGGCCGTACTTGTAGGCATGTGCGGCCCGGCTTCGATACTGGGTTTTCAATGTTTCAAGTTCATTTTCCAGGGTGGAAAGAGTGGTTCGCAAGGCGCCCATCTCACTGGAAATCTGGTTCATGCGCCGCCCGTAGTTGCGTATGAGTTCCTTGTGTAATGCAATTTGCCGGTCGAGTTGCTCAAGCGTTTTGAGAGAGGCCTGTTCTGCCTCGGTCGTTTCGGAAAGACGTTGCTTGTCCTCGGCGATCTGAGCCTTTAGTTCGGCAAGGCGCTGTCGCGTGGCTTGCCGCTCGCGATCCGACGCATCATCGTCCTGCCCGGATGCAATCAGTACTTCCTGGGACACCCCCTGTTGGGCACGGGCGGGCAGGGCGACGCACAAGGCGGCCATTAAGAGAATCATAAAGATGAGACGGTACATAGCAGGCGGGATTACTTCCGGTCGATTTTTTTCTGTAGTTCCTGGTGGTTCGGATCTATCTCCAGCGCCCGGCGCCACGCATCCGTTGCAGATTGTCTGTGCCCCAGTGCTTCGTATACATCGCCAAGGTTTTCAAGCACGCTTGCGGAAACGTCGGGACGCTTTGCCGCCTCTCCAATGTGCCGGAGCGCCTCTTCGTATGATTGCCGTGCCCGTTGCGCATCACCCATGCGCGTGTATAGCGCACCGAGCACAGAACGGAGGCTGCCGAGTTCCACCCCGTTTTCATATTCGTTCTCTGTGGCGATCTGCACTGCTTCTTCAAAGTGGCGAACCGCTTCGGCATTACGGAAGGCAGCCATCGCTGCATATCCGGCAATCTTGTGAAGGTCCAGTGCCTGCGGAAAAACCGCCAGCCCCTTTCCCGCCATGTTTCCAGCCCATACAACGCTTCCGGCATCGCGCAGGGCGCTCGCCGCGTATATCCACAATTGTACGTCGTGTGGATTTTTCTCAAGGATATACAGGAAATTTTCGGCGGCTTCCTCATACCGGCCCTGCTTCAGGCGTATTTCGGCCATGACGCGGCGAAACTCGGCGTTATACGGCTCGTCTTCCAACATGCCTTCCAATATGCGTTCCGCATTGGACAGGTCATCCAGCCGGTTATACAGATGCAGAAGTTGTCGCCGGACCGCACGGTCGCCAGCGTTTTCTTCAAGGATACGTTCGTACGCCACTGCTGCTTTGAGCGTCTCGCCTTCCATCATGTATATCCGGGCCAGATCATAGCGTGCATCGAGATGGTGCGGGGCCTTTTCCAGGATATCGGCATACAAACGAGCGGCTTTCCCCCGTTCACCCATTTCTGTATAGAGATCGGCCAGTTGCAAGGCATAGTGTATGTTTTCCGGCGCCAACTCATACGCCTTGCTCAAGTGATAATGCGCCGTAACGTGGTCACGAAACATCGCATACAACTCAGCCGACGCAGCAAGAATGGCGGGTGATTCGGGCGCCATGCGAAGCGCTTGTGCATACAGATCAAGCGCAGCGCCCTGGTCGCCTGTCTGTGCCCGGGTCATGCCACGCACAAAGAGCTGTTGCGCCCGGATAGATCGCATTTCCTCATCTGCAGGATCAGAGGACGAGGAGGGGCTGTTCGAGACGATCTCCCGGGTTTCGACGGTTGCCGCCGCCGGGGCGCATCCGCTCGCGGTCATGCCGATCAGGACAGCCGGTAGAATAACGGATAAGAAGGATGTAACGGTATCCGGGGCGCAGTGCATCGGAGCAGCCAGCGGATGTTGGATATCTTTGAAAAAACGGGAATATCGTTCGCATGTTTCTATGGCATAGAGGTTTATCGGCGGAATATGAGGCTGGCTTTTGTCGCATTGCGGATATACCCGACTAATCCTCTGCTTCCAGCAAAAAGAAACCATATGCACCGGAATGGATTTCACCGTATGCTATATTTCGAGGAGGTTATGCTACAAAGTGGACCCGGAACTACACTGCACCGCTGTAAAACGCCGCCTCAAACATGATTCGAAGCCAACCTCAGTGTTCCGATGGGAGAACTGAACCTGACCCCCGAAATGGATGAGGCCTCCTTGCGCCGGTTTACGTACCGGCTCATCGAGGATGTTCGGGCGCTGGAATATTTGCTGGAAGAGAACAAGTTCGAATCGGGCGTGCGCCGAATCGGGGTGGAGCAGGAGATGTTTCTGGTGGATGATCGTTGGCGCCCGGCTCCGGTCGCCGAAGAAATACTGGAACGGACAGCCGATGACGACCGGGTCGTCTCGGAGTTGATGAAGTTCAATCTCGAACTGAATCTGGATCCGGTCGTGTTCCGGGGCGATTGCCTGCGACGTATGGAGCGTTCTGTGGAGGAAGCGGTGGAAAGTGTACGTAAGGTGGTCGAGGAGGCCGGGGCGCATGTTGTATTGGCGGGCATCCTTCCCACGATCACATTATCCGATCTGGACCTTACACACATGATGCCGGCCCCGCGTTATCATGCGCTGAACGAGGCGATCGCCCGGCTGCGCGGCGGCCCTGCTGAATTGCAGATACGGGGTACGGACGAACTCTACGTCAAGCACGACAGCATCACGCTGGAGGGGTGTAACACGAGTTTTCAGACGCATTTGCAGGTGCATCCCGATGAATTCGCCGGGATGTACAATATCGCGCAAGCCGTGGCCGGTCCGGTGCTCGCCGCTGCCGTCAATTCACCGACTCTGTTCGGAAAACGTCTCTGGCAGGAAACGCGTATCGCCCTGTTCCAGCAGGCCGTAGATACGCGCAGTTCCAATCTGTATATCCGTGAGATGAGCCCGCGCGTGCATTTCGGAACGAAATGGATAGACCGGTCGGTACTGGAAATTTTTCAGGAAGACATTTCCCGGTTCCGGATTCTGCTCTCGAAATCCGAGATAGAGGATCCTATGGAGGCACTGGAAGCAGGCCGCGCTCCAAAACTCCAGGCCCTTCAACTGTACAATGGTACCGTATACCGGTGGAACCGGGCCTGCTATGGCGTAACGGACGGCAACCCGACGCTGCGCATTGAAAACCGTATCCTGCCTTCCGGCCCGACCGTGATCGACGAGATGGCGAACGCCGCATTCTGGTTCGGGCTGACCATGGGATTGTCCAATGCCTGTCCGGATATTCGGCGCGTCATGGATTTTGACGATGCTATGGGAAATTTCGTGGCGGCGGCCCGCCTCGGCCTGGCAGCACAGTTCGTGTGGCTGGACGGACGGCGGGTTTCCGCATGTGAATTGATTTGTCACGAGCTGATTCCCCTTGCCCGGGAGGGTTTGCACGAAGCGGGTATTGTTACGGAGGACATCACTCGTTATCTGGATATTATTGAGGAACGCGTGACGTCGCGCCGGACCGGCGCCCACTGGCAACTCCATTCTCTGCTTACGATGCGCCCGAAAGCCTCGCGGGCCGAGCGGCTGAGCGCTGTGGTGGCAGCCACCGTAAATCGCCAGAAAGAGGGTGCACCCGGGCACACATGGCCGGAAGCAGAACCGCAGGAAGGTATTCCGGAGCGCCGTTTCGACAGGGCGCACGTGGAGGAATATATGAGCACCGACCTGGTCACGGTCAACGAAGAAGAACTGGTTGAACTGGTGGCGTGCCTCATGGACTGGAAGCACATCCGGCATGTGCTGGTCGAAGATAACGAGCACCGGCTGGTAGGACTGGTCAGTCACCGGAATTTGCTTCGCCTGATGGCGGAACAACGCGGGGGCAGGCAGAATCTGCCGGTGAAGGATGTGATGATCCGGGATCTGGTTACGGTTTCCCCGGATACGCTCGCGATAGAAGCCATCCATAAGATGCGGGATCTGAAAATAGGGTCGCTGCCGGTGGTTCGCGACGGACATCTGATCGGCATCATCACAGAGAAAGATTTTATAGAGATCGCCGGTCGTATCCTTGATCAAGGCATATCTGCTGTAACAGAAGAGGAGCCGGCCTCTCCCGATCCTGAATCGAACGCTTAAGAGATCGGCATGGGAAATTTTCTGAACAATCTGGAGGAAATAACCTGGCTGGGTTCGTCGCTTGACGCCTGGTTCATGCTGGGTGTCGCCTGGGTGGCGATCGCTGTTGCGCTGATTTTTGTCCACCGCATGCTCCTCCGGCGTTTTCACCGGCTGGCGACACGCACCACGACCATTATAGACGACATTCTCGTAACGCTGCTGGAGCGCACGAAACTGTATTTCCTCGTTGCGCTCTCCCTGTACATAGCGGTGGGTGCGGTACCATTGTCCGAGCAGGTGACGAGCTATATCTCTCGGATCGCCTTCGTGTTTCTGCTCGTGCAGGTCGTGTTCTGGGGAAATGGCGCCATTACAGACTGGGTCCGACTTTACAAGGAGCGGAAACTTGAGGAAGACGCCGGCGCCGTCACATCCATGCAGGCAATCGGCTTTCTTGCCCGTCTGCTGCTTTATACGGCGCTTTTGCTGGTTGCGCTGGACAACTTCGGCATTGACGTCACGGCGCTTATCGCCGGACTCGGGATAGGGGGTATCGCCGTGGCGCTCGCCATGCAGAATATCCTCGGAGATTTGTTCGCCTCCCTCACGATCGTGCTCGACAAGCCCTTCGAGGTGGGCGATTTTCTGATCGTGGGAGATACGCTGGGAACGGTCGAAAAAGTCGGATTGAAAACGACGCGCCTGCGCAGTTTGTCCGGGGAACAGATCGTAGTGGCTAACGGCGACCTGCTTGGCAGCCGGATACGAAACTACAAGCGGATGCAGGAGCGGCGCATCGTCTTTTCGCTGGGGGTGGCCTACAACACGTCTGCGGATAAACTCGAACGTATCCCGGACATGATTCAGGAAATCGTCGAGATGCAGGAGCATACCCGGTTCGACCGGGCGCACTTCGCACGGTTCGGCGATTCCACGCTCGATTTCGAGATAGTGTATTACATGCGCACGCCTGAGTACATGACTTTCATGGACATTCAGCAGGCGATCAATCTCGCGTTATTCCGCCGCTTCGAGGAAGAAGGTATCGAATTTGCCTTCCCCACCCGCACGGTGCATGTCAGGGAGGGGTAGGATACGCCTTACCCCTCCGATTCCGCCGCGCTCCTGCGAAGTTTATCCAACTGCGCCGCAATCTGTGCATCCTCGACCTTGCGGAAAAGGATCTCGGGTTTATCCAGTTCATGTCCGGCTTCGAGTAAGGATCCGGCAGCTTCATCCCATCCGATCGGGCCCTTGTTTCCGCCTGCATCACTCGATCGCACTCCCTCCAATCGAAGCATGGATCGCAACCGGATCGCAGTGTGCGGGAGCACCGGTTCCAGTAATACCGAAAGCGCCGCGCAAAGCTGCAGGGACACATGCACCGTGTTGGCGCAAGCGCGAAAATCGGTCTTCGCGGTGCGCCAG encodes:
- the lpdA gene encoding dihydrolipoyl dehydrogenase, which gives rise to MKYDVVVIGSGPGGYETAIRGSQLGLKVAIVEKDKLGGVCLNIGCIPTKALLKSAEVMEETRHLSDYGLRLDGSIAPDFAKIVERSRGVAGKMNKGVGFLMKKNKIDVLYGKARLAGSGKLSIEPSVNMDGDRIGKAGTVEADHIIIATGARAREIPPLPVDGEKIITYREAMLQKKPPKRLVVCGAGAIGVEFAYFYNQMGTEVTIVELLDRLVPVEDVEISKALQRAFGKQGIRCLISAEVQSVDTSGQSLTVHVKTGKGEETIPCDQVLSAVGVRGNIEDLGLEKLGVKTEPGRIVVDEYYRTSVPGVYAIGDVAGAPWLAHKASHEGVLCIEYIAGESVHPMNYNNIPGCTYCQPQIASVGYTEEKAKEAGFDVQIGKFPFSASGKAAALGDTEGFVKVVYDAKYGEWLGCHIIGRDATELIAEAVTARALETTAHEIAEAMHPHPTLSESLMEATRAALGKAINI
- a CDS encoding peptidoglycan DD-metalloendopeptidase family protein, coding for MYRLIFMILLMAALCVALPARAQQGVSQEVLIASGQDDDASDRERQATRQRLAELKAQIAEDKQRLSETTEAEQASLKTLEQLDRQIALHKELIRNYGRRMNQISSEMGALRTTLSTLENELETLKTQYRSRAAHAYKYGRMHDLALIASSKSINQMLVRVRYLHRFAQQRRGRLAEIQTTQEETEARNEQLKDILADNERLLEEERSEQQNLERLHQNRTRVISDLRVTRSTIEQSIERKRAAARDLENRIRELIAATDRDRLRAREDLATAEEYAALSGSFLENRGQLPWPVKGVMREPFGDTVNPVYGTRTRNPGIIIETPSSAEVRAIFDGRIIDISVLPEYGRYVVIEHGVYKTVYSNFSDTFITEGDLVEIGQVIGQSGTPDEPKGTALFFALFKEGSPIDPSPWLAVR
- a CDS encoding CBS domain-containing protein, which codes for MGELNLTPEMDEASLRRFTYRLIEDVRALEYLLEENKFESGVRRIGVEQEMFLVDDRWRPAPVAEEILERTADDDRVVSELMKFNLELNLDPVVFRGDCLRRMERSVEEAVESVRKVVEEAGAHVVLAGILPTITLSDLDLTHMMPAPRYHALNEAIARLRGGPAELQIRGTDELYVKHDSITLEGCNTSFQTHLQVHPDEFAGMYNIAQAVAGPVLAAAVNSPTLFGKRLWQETRIALFQQAVDTRSSNLYIREMSPRVHFGTKWIDRSVLEIFQEDISRFRILLSKSEIEDPMEALEAGRAPKLQALQLYNGTVYRWNRACYGVTDGNPTLRIENRILPSGPTVIDEMANAAFWFGLTMGLSNACPDIRRVMDFDDAMGNFVAAARLGLAAQFVWLDGRRVSACELICHELIPLAREGLHEAGIVTEDITRYLDIIEERVTSRRTGAHWQLHSLLTMRPKASRAERLSAVVAATVNRQKEGAPGHTWPEAEPQEGIPERRFDRAHVEEYMSTDLVTVNEEELVELVACLMDWKHIRHVLVEDNEHRLVGLVSHRNLLRLMAEQRGGRQNLPVKDVMIRDLVTVSPDTLAIEAIHKMRDLKIGSLPVVRDGHLIGIITEKDFIEIAGRILDQGISAVTEEEPASPDPESNA
- a CDS encoding tetratricopeptide repeat protein, yielding MKSIPVHMVSFCWKQRISRVYPQCDKSQPHIPPINLYAIETCERYSRFFKDIQHPLAAPMHCAPDTVTSFLSVILPAVLIGMTASGCAPAAATVETREIVSNSPSSSSDPADEEMRSIRAQQLFVRGMTRAQTGDQGAALDLYAQALRMAPESPAILAASAELYAMFRDHVTAHYHLSKAYELAPENIHYALQLADLYTEMGERGKAARLYADILEKAPHHLDARYDLARIYMMEGETLKAAVAYERILEENAGDRAVRRQLLHLYNRLDDLSNAERILEGMLEDEPYNAEFRRVMAEIRLKQGRYEEAAENFLYILEKNPHDVQLWIYAASALRDAGSVVWAGNMAGKGLAVFPQALDLHKIAGYAAMAAFRNAEAVRHFEEAVQIATENEYENGVELGSLRSVLGALYTRMGDAQRARQSYEEALRHIGEAAKRPDVSASVLENLGDVYEALGHRQSATDAWRRALEIDPNHQELQKKIDRK
- a CDS encoding mechanosensitive ion channel family protein — protein: MGNFLNNLEEITWLGSSLDAWFMLGVAWVAIAVALIFVHRMLLRRFHRLATRTTTIIDDILVTLLERTKLYFLVALSLYIAVGAVPLSEQVTSYISRIAFVFLLVQVVFWGNGAITDWVRLYKERKLEEDAGAVTSMQAIGFLARLLLYTALLLVALDNFGIDVTALIAGLGIGGIAVALAMQNILGDLFASLTIVLDKPFEVGDFLIVGDTLGTVEKVGLKTTRLRSLSGEQIVVANGDLLGSRIRNYKRMQERRIVFSLGVAYNTSADKLERIPDMIQEIVEMQEHTRFDRAHFARFGDSTLDFEIVYYMRTPEYMTFMDIQQAINLALFRRFEEEGIEFAFPTRTVHVREG
- a CDS encoding DUF1232 domain-containing protein codes for the protein MSFPAASSPSSKIASYSMPQRALELARLAARRIVRRKTRVIRLSKHAYAKLERSSGMPARAAQDLRTLVRLARAWAFREYRRVPWRTVTYVVAAILYFINPIDLVPDMLIGIGFVDDAAVIHAVIQSLHGDLTAFREWEKRQAEPVGYLA
- a CDS encoding M20 family metallopeptidase encodes the protein MRCFSILACWCAVLLLPAAARAQFDETETALMHHIDAHQEEALDLLERTVNVNSGSSNVEGVHQVGEMFRAEFDALGLETRWGVGGGAHCAGHLIARHAGNAGTHLLLIGHLDTVFEPDSPFQKYEKIDDVTVRGPGVTDMKGGIVMIVLALKAFKAAGVLDDLNVTVILIGDEEKTCRPIEKARAELVAAGKEADVALAFENGDDDPGTAVISRRGWIQWTVRVKGTPAHSSLIFRDDIGAGAAYEVARILSAFYEELQHEEYLTFNPGIVLAGTEADYAWDRDAGTASGKLNIVAENAVAVGDLRVLSPEQGIRVQAAMQRIVASSLPRTSAEITFEESYPPMAPTEGNRRLLGLYDQVSRDLDLGPVGAVNPRNAGAADISFVAGHVDMALDGLGLLGSGRHTVEEIADLRTLPTQTKRAALLMYRLMQGK